A single uncultured Methanolobus sp. DNA region contains:
- a CDS encoding PGF-pre-PGF domain-containing protein translates to MHSKNNILIVFILMILITSSASAGINNADLTNDDLLLLKAGHVNTTDTGEDQYGFLSVSSFSEDAFDYYIIQFSGPVREQWKQDIGLTGAELYTYVPNNAFIARMNASSLTQVQSLDFVKWVGEYRPSYKYDLEIVTNSDTGPGFASVGTEETQTYHISLFSADEYVKVIESLELSGVEVLGGSGKIIRVQASGDQIDAISSITGISWIEEYVRPTFDNDEAAEIITTDVIHNTYGLNGSGQIVAVADTGIDIGVDNESMHADLRGRIIAIFDIAEDGSAADVASGHGTHVSGSVLGNGSLSGGQYAGMAPEAQLVMQALADGSDNLYLPSGGLEELFQQAYNEGARIHTNSWGSDTYGLYTDYSEAVDQFMWDHPDMLILFSAGNEGIDSDRDGVIDSDSIGSPATAKNCLTVGASENNRSSLTSTYGIAWPSDYPVSPIYVDRIADDITGIAAFSSRGPTDDGRIKPDVVAPGTFIISTRSSVASGTGWGTVSGNSNYLYMGGTSMSTPITAGSAVLVREYYTEVENLSSPSASLLKATIINGACNITPGQYGTGDDQEIDGRPDYSQGWGRVDIENSIYPQSPVVMRYYDHVPLNYSESWNVSYDILHTSRPLRVTLVWTDYPGSSLVEAQLVNNLDLIVEAPDGTYYGNGAPDTVNNVEGVELLEPVAGTYTIIVNGTNVPQGPQNFSLVLSYGEVSNIYMYPEHNSYTTNATTEVYMNLTHVDGINSSSIEMQIDGSSVSYLLEAISSGYKVQNLTAQPYSEGFHNVSVSALTDQDEEVNYGWRFYVSVEDNILTIQSPLENSVMEDNILINASSTKWCDFWYNIDGGVNSTIESGFSFNTSVSTTEGQHNITVFAEDLTGYTNSTTVSFYFSTEENVITINGIEDGSVVYDVFDINVSNRKMCNFSYTVESGNSSATYNNTDPLSFSYNTTVHPIAVGQNTLTVFATDITNNTNSTTVNFTLLVNSPTITSPQSGTIYYIPTTTFSLNGTVEHVNNVSVYVNSNLTNESWPVSNNMFNVTNVPLSNGTNTIEVYSMFDDLPVNSTTLYISLGQTVDTSSGDLVTVTVPGIDANVSNPVFNFNISGTSSNPGNISASVVRGTQPGSGSSLTGTVLGIRVYNESDLNYSYQFGRNVSLTLGYDPYLVNNITKLAVGWYNTDEGVWIPYRSTVNTTAHTVTANITHLSIYAPLEDNTAPVISSVTNSSTSSTVTLTWESSEDTDHVEVWTNNSLLGNYSGSGMTESGLSASTLYNYSLRAVDFVGNAGDWYNTSVRTSAATSTISTTSSGGGGGGGGGGGSTGEDVDNIEFKDVLSVYAGKDDLVDFDFTKEQNEIDYVRYTSLKNAGKISVTIEMLKNTSALADKAASGLVYRNVNIWVGKTGYATENNIKDPVIGFMVSKKWVDDNDVNVGTISLNRYSDDVWTKLATEQTGEDEDYYYFEASTPGFSPFAITADIPITLDTENEGTVLQKVETGSEPESVGEEAEAATGDNEEKSTPAISGIVTLLILAVASVLIRKQQN, encoded by the coding sequence ATGCACTCTAAAAACAATATCCTGATCGTTTTTATCCTGATGATTCTTATTACATCTTCTGCATCTGCAGGAATTAATAATGCTGATCTGACAAACGATGACCTACTTCTTTTAAAGGCCGGACATGTGAATACAACTGATACAGGTGAAGACCAATATGGATTCTTATCCGTATCTTCTTTTTCAGAGGATGCCTTTGATTATTACATCATACAGTTCTCCGGTCCTGTAAGGGAGCAATGGAAACAGGATATAGGTTTAACAGGTGCAGAACTCTACACTTACGTTCCAAATAATGCATTTATTGCCAGAATGAATGCAAGCTCGCTGACTCAGGTACAAAGCCTGGATTTTGTAAAATGGGTCGGTGAATACAGGCCATCTTACAAATACGATCTAGAAATAGTAACAAATAGCGATACAGGTCCAGGATTTGCTTCAGTTGGAACTGAAGAAACACAGACATATCATATTTCCCTTTTCTCTGCAGACGAATACGTAAAAGTCATCGAATCACTTGAATTATCCGGTGTTGAGGTTCTCGGTGGTTCCGGGAAAATAATCCGAGTGCAGGCATCAGGCGACCAGATTGATGCAATATCTTCCATCACAGGAATAAGCTGGATAGAAGAGTACGTCCGGCCAACTTTTGATAATGATGAAGCTGCGGAGATAATCACTACCGATGTAATTCACAATACATACGGGCTCAATGGAAGCGGGCAGATAGTTGCGGTTGCAGATACCGGAATTGATATTGGTGTCGACAACGAGTCAATGCATGCTGACCTGAGAGGCAGGATTATTGCAATATTCGATATTGCAGAAGACGGAAGCGCTGCTGATGTAGCATCCGGGCACGGTACCCATGTTTCAGGCTCAGTTCTGGGTAACGGAAGTCTTTCAGGAGGCCAGTATGCAGGAATGGCACCTGAAGCACAACTTGTGATGCAGGCTCTGGCAGACGGTTCAGATAATTTGTACCTTCCTTCCGGTGGTCTGGAGGAATTGTTCCAGCAGGCCTATAACGAAGGTGCAAGGATACACACCAATAGTTGGGGTTCTGATACATACGGATTATACACAGACTACTCAGAAGCCGTCGATCAGTTCATGTGGGACCATCCCGATATGCTGATACTTTTCTCAGCTGGAAACGAGGGAATTGATTCTGATAGAGATGGAGTAATTGATTCAGATTCCATAGGATCCCCGGCAACAGCCAAGAACTGTCTGACCGTGGGTGCATCTGAGAACAATCGTTCATCTCTTACCAGTACTTATGGAATAGCATGGCCTTCTGATTACCCTGTATCTCCGATATATGTGGATAGGATTGCGGATGATATCACTGGAATTGCTGCGTTCAGCAGCCGTGGTCCGACTGATGACGGCAGGATAAAACCGGATGTAGTTGCTCCGGGTACTTTCATCATTTCTACCAGATCCAGTGTTGCAAGTGGAACCGGATGGGGTACTGTAAGCGGGAACAGTAATTATCTGTACATGGGCGGAACCAGTATGTCCACACCTATCACAGCCGGATCAGCTGTTCTTGTAAGGGAATACTATACTGAAGTTGAAAACCTCAGCAGCCCAAGCGCATCACTACTTAAAGCTACGATAATTAATGGCGCTTGTAATATAACTCCGGGACAATACGGAACCGGAGACGATCAGGAGATCGATGGAAGACCTGATTATTCTCAGGGCTGGGGACGTGTTGATATCGAGAACTCAATTTATCCGCAGTCTCCTGTTGTCATGAGATACTACGATCATGTCCCTCTCAATTACAGTGAGTCATGGAATGTCAGTTACGATATACTCCATACATCCAGACCTTTAAGAGTAACTCTGGTATGGACCGATTATCCGGGTAGCTCTTTAGTTGAGGCACAACTTGTGAACAATCTCGATCTTATCGTGGAAGCTCCAGATGGTACATATTATGGGAACGGTGCTCCTGACACAGTCAATAACGTGGAAGGCGTTGAACTGCTGGAACCGGTTGCAGGTACTTACACAATAATAGTCAACGGAACAAATGTGCCACAGGGTCCGCAGAATTTTTCACTTGTACTTTCTTACGGAGAAGTCAGTAATATCTACATGTACCCTGAACATAATTCCTATACAACCAACGCAACAACTGAAGTCTACATGAATCTGACACATGTGGATGGGATAAACTCAAGTTCCATTGAAATGCAAATTGACGGTTCATCGGTGTCATATTTACTGGAAGCTATATCATCCGGTTATAAGGTTCAAAACCTGACCGCTCAGCCTTATTCCGAAGGATTCCATAATGTGTCTGTGAGTGCACTTACAGATCAGGATGAAGAAGTGAATTATGGCTGGAGATTCTATGTCAGTGTTGAGGACAACATACTGACAATCCAGAGCCCTCTGGAAAATTCAGTAATGGAGGATAACATTCTCATCAATGCCAGCAGCACTAAATGGTGTGATTTCTGGTATAACATTGATGGTGGAGTAAATTCCACAATTGAATCTGGTTTTTCATTCAACACAAGTGTGAGTACAACAGAAGGACAACATAACATTACAGTGTTTGCAGAAGATCTTACAGGATATACTAATTCAACAACTGTAAGCTTTTATTTTAGTACAGAAGAAAATGTTATCACCATAAATGGAATTGAAGACGGATCTGTAGTATACGATGTGTTTGATATTAATGTAAGCAACAGGAAAATGTGCAATTTTAGTTATACTGTTGAAAGTGGAAACAGTAGTGCTACATATAATAATACTGATCCACTGAGTTTCTCATACAATACGACCGTTCATCCAATAGCAGTAGGTCAGAATACTCTGACAGTATTTGCTACAGATATTACAAACAATACAAATTCAACAACTGTAAATTTCACATTGCTGGTTAATTCTCCAACAATAACCTCCCCGCAGTCAGGAACTATCTATTACATTCCTACAACCACCTTTTCACTAAACGGAACAGTGGAACACGTAAACAATGTCTCGGTATATGTTAATTCGAATCTTACCAATGAATCATGGCCGGTCTCAAACAATATGTTCAATGTGACCAATGTTCCACTTTCAAATGGTACCAATACTATTGAGGTTTATTCCATGTTTGATGATCTTCCTGTTAATTCCACCACGCTATACATCAGTCTTGGTCAGACAGTGGATACAAGTTCGGGTGATCTGGTAACTGTAACCGTTCCTGGAATAGATGCTAATGTGAGTAACCCGGTTTTCAATTTCAATATAAGCGGTACATCATCCAACCCTGGGAATATTTCTGCTTCAGTAGTTAGAGGAACCCAACCGGGAAGCGGCTCATCACTTACAGGAACTGTGCTGGGTATACGGGTCTATAATGAATCAGACCTGAATTATTCATACCAGTTTGGCAGGAATGTCTCCCTTACACTTGGCTATGATCCATATCTTGTAAATAACATTACCAAACTTGCAGTTGGCTGGTATAATACTGATGAAGGAGTGTGGATACCTTACAGGAGTACCGTTAATACTACTGCACATACGGTTACTGCAAACATAACTCATCTGAGCATTTATGCTCCTCTGGAGGATAATACGGCACCTGTTATCAGTAGCGTGACAAACTCCAGCACATCTTCAACTGTCACTCTTACGTGGGAATCTTCAGAAGATACTGATCATGTGGAAGTTTGGACGAATAACTCTCTCCTTGGAAATTATTCCGGTTCAGGAATGACAGAGTCCGGCCTTAGTGCCAGCACTCTTTACAATTACAGCCTGCGTGCTGTTGACTTTGTGGGAAATGCAGGTGACTGGTACAACACATCAGTAAGAACAAGTGCTGCAACAAGCACAATCTCTACTACCTCTTCCGGTGGCGGAGGAGGCGGTGGAGGCGGAGGTGGTTCTACCGGTGAGGATGTTGATAATATTGAATTTAAGGATGTACTTTCTGTGTATGCAGGAAAGGATGACCTTGTGGACTTTGATTTCACCAAGGAGCAGAATGAGATAGATTATGTCCGCTACACTTCACTGAAGAATGCAGGTAAGATCAGTGTGACTATAGAGATGCTGAAAAACACATCTGCACTTGCAGACAAAGCGGCTTCAGGACTTGTTTACAGAAATGTGAACATATGGGTTGGAAAGACTGGCTATGCCACAGAGAATAATATCAAAGATCCTGTAATTGGTTTCATGGTCAGTAAAAAGTGGGTTGATGATAATGATGTCAACGTTGGCACCATTTCACTCAATCGTTACAGTGATGATGTCTGGACTAAACTTGCTACTGAGCAGACAGGTGAAGATGAGGATTATTATTACTTTGAGGCAAGTACGCCAGGATTCTCTCCGTTTGCTATAACTGCAGATATTCCGATCACTCTTGATACGGAGAATGAGGGAACTGTTTTGCAGAAAGTCGAAACCGGATCCGAACCGGAAAGTGTTGGTGAAGAGGCAGAAGCAGCAACTGGTGACAATGAGGAGAAAAGCACACCTGCAATCTCAGGTATTGTAACTTTGCTGATACTTGCAGTTGCATCAGTGCTTATCAGGAAACAGCAAAATTAA
- a CDS encoding bifunctional N(6)-L-threonylcarbamoyladenine synthase/serine/threonine protein kinase, translated as MKGTVLGIEGTAWNLSAAIVNEKDVIAEVSDMYKPPTGGIHPREAAQHHAKYASYVVKGVLEDAKKKGVDASDIDAISFSQGPGLGACLRTVATAARMLAISLDVPLVGVNHCLAHVEVGRWKTPATDPVTLYVSGANSQVLAYRMGRYRVFGETLDIGLGNAFDKFARSAGLGHPGGPQIEQFAKNASNYIPLPYVVKGMDLSFSGLSTAATAALKDNSMEDVCYSFQETAFAMVVEVTERALAHTGKNEVLLAGGVGANMRLREMLDIMCTERGANFYVPEKRFMGDNGAMIAYLGLLMYDSGNVIDVENSHVNPNFRPDDVDVTWLPRDFCEEGQL; from the coding sequence TTGAAAGGAACAGTGCTTGGCATTGAGGGTACTGCGTGGAACCTCAGTGCTGCCATCGTTAATGAGAAAGATGTAATTGCGGAGGTTTCCGACATGTATAAACCTCCAACTGGCGGGATACACCCCAGGGAAGCTGCCCAGCACCACGCAAAATATGCTTCCTATGTGGTGAAAGGAGTACTTGAGGATGCAAAGAAGAAAGGAGTCGATGCATCAGATATCGATGCTATCTCATTCTCGCAGGGTCCGGGACTTGGAGCCTGTCTGCGTACAGTTGCTACTGCTGCAAGGATGCTTGCAATAAGTCTTGATGTTCCGCTTGTAGGTGTAAATCACTGTCTTGCCCACGTTGAGGTTGGCCGCTGGAAAACCCCGGCAACCGATCCGGTCACACTCTATGTGAGTGGAGCCAATTCACAGGTGCTGGCTTACAGGATGGGACGATACAGGGTTTTTGGCGAGACACTTGATATCGGACTTGGAAATGCTTTTGATAAGTTTGCTCGTAGTGCTGGTCTTGGACACCCAGGAGGACCGCAGATAGAGCAGTTCGCTAAAAATGCTTCAAATTACATTCCACTTCCTTATGTTGTAAAGGGAATGGACCTGTCATTCTCAGGACTTTCGACCGCAGCAACCGCAGCACTCAAAGATAATTCCATGGAAGATGTGTGTTATTCCTTCCAGGAAACTGCTTTTGCAATGGTGGTAGAGGTTACCGAACGTGCGCTTGCTCACACAGGAAAGAATGAAGTGCTTCTTGCAGGCGGTGTCGGTGCCAACATGAGACTCAGGGAAATGCTGGATATCATGTGTACCGAGCGCGGTGCTAATTTCTATGTTCCTGAAAAGAGATTCATGGGAGATAATGGTGCAATGATCGCCTATCTTGGACTCCTGATGTATGATTCAGGAAATGTCATTGACGTTGAGAACTCCCATGTGAACCCGAATTTCAGACCGGATGATGTTGATGTTACGTGGCTTCCCAGGGATTTTTGCGAGGAGGGGCAGCTATGA
- a CDS encoding putative Ig domain-containing protein, with the protein MTDRKKIAFIFILLMFFTPLASANNDNLIFLKAGQIDTDQLLEGNTTEPDPMSVQVNSGLPDSSYKYYLVQFDGIVQPEWKETVQAAGAEIFDYIPDNTFVLKMNGTVRDHVASLEFVRWVGEYLPEYKYDLIPQEDEDQISINEMQFETIDLNVILFEEQSADEVIQAITAINGAVISSSGRILTIVLPENQIDSLAAISGVSWIEKSYEVVLFNDVAAGIMQVDTVHNDIGLNGSGQIVAVCDTGLDTGVDDSSMHPDFSGRIISLIDYFGDGAADDAESWLNGGHGTHVAGSVLGDGTMSGGQYKGMAPEAGLVFEAVQDSSTGGMNITYSNLDDIFQDAYDLGARIHTNSWGYESGLGNYTIPSNIVDEFMWEHPDMLILFSAGNSGTDNDKDGVIDINSTSPPATSKNCIAVGASESYRPVKLSTYGSRFALPIFNDTKADDVDGIAAFSSRGPTDDGRIKPDLVAPGTYIASTKSSYVTWYDWGSIDNNYAYMGGTSMATPLVAGSAALVREYYTEIENVASPSAALLKATLINGAADMTPGQYGEGDDQEITGRPDNSQGWGRVDVAGSLMADYPDVIAYYDSESLSTGETWTHTYDYIESKESLRATLVWTDYPASLTASKSLVNDLDFNITDSSIIYYGNGGSDYDRINNVEGIEINSVSDDDYTFSVNGTGINKGGEQPFALVASFTCDNNEFPAPGTQADSRNTPVSTDVVHPQGVDPDSIVMIVNEVPVTFDATPVTDGYRIEYNSASSYTTGEYNVSVSASTETGQDFSYSWNFTVDAEASNNAPVLSHIESRTVSETYPLTIELSATDDDGDTLTFGTNASFGTLTGDTFTWTPDFYEAGIYNVEFNVTDGIDVDSQTVQITVTNLDRKPVLSDIGNKTVNENSPLVFKVTATDADNDPITYSVTNMPANASFDTSSGEFSWTPAYDQSGAYIVEFVASANGLDDSEQVTITVVDVDRSPVLADISNKQIDENKSLVFTISATDPDGLSTITYSANDMPAGAVLDQDSGEFSWTPLYDQSGSYDVEFVATSNGLTDSQTITITVLNVDRAPVLRSIGGQTIDENQTLTFTISATDPDGDSVVYSVVDLPSGATFNASSGEFIWTPGYGTSNNYNVEFIASANGLEDSETITIYVGDVDRPPVLDDIGDRSVDENEELAFTVSANDPDGDSVTYSSIGLPQGASFSSSSGDFTWTPSYDDSGDHTVEFIASANGLEDSETIIITVNNVDRAPVLNFIGDRSLSENEVLSFTISAIDPDGEDVTYRAEGVPVNATFNTATRQFSWATGYDDSGSYDVTFTASSNALNDSETITIKVSNVDRPVTLDPVDDFTVNESEVVDFIISGNDPDGDDVVYSSLDNPLGSTLDANSGQFYWLTGYTDSGSYEVEFTATANGTTASQSMTITVNNVDREPELATIGSKTVNENSTLTFNVSATDADGDSVIYSASGLPDGSEFDTATGVFEWTTDYTDSGNYSVNFTATANGLKDHENVSITVVNINAPPQFQSISSQTVLASDNLQFTLNATDVDNNTLVYSADSLPDGADFNATSLLFNWTPASNQTGNYYANFTVTDSQYYDFLNVSITVTNTTSAAVTTSSAAGGGGGGGGGGTSGEEYENIAVKDVSSVFVGTGDVMFEFYKDGNDIRYVSYGSLKNSGTISATIEVLVDRSAFVSSLPSGEVYKNINIWVGKVGYATDANIANPVIGFRVDRNWVENNGIAPDSIALYRYESGWDKLTTRQTGSDDNYLYFEASTSGFSTFVITGEVERVNSPVDEETNFTPETIETNSNVTTEETEPENTLNTLSGFITCLILTFVCFLNRKQ; encoded by the coding sequence ATGACGGATAGGAAAAAAATTGCATTCATCTTCATACTTTTAATGTTCTTTACACCACTTGCCTCGGCAAACAACGACAACCTCATCTTCTTAAAAGCAGGTCAGATAGATACTGATCAGCTTCTGGAAGGCAACACCACCGAACCTGATCCAATGTCAGTTCAGGTCAATAGTGGACTACCGGACAGTTCTTACAAATATTACCTTGTTCAGTTCGATGGCATTGTGCAGCCTGAATGGAAAGAAACTGTACAGGCAGCGGGTGCTGAGATATTTGATTATATTCCTGACAATACTTTTGTGCTGAAAATGAATGGAACCGTCAGGGATCATGTTGCTTCTCTTGAATTTGTGCGCTGGGTTGGCGAGTATTTACCTGAGTATAAGTACGATCTCATTCCGCAAGAAGATGAGGATCAAATATCAATAAATGAAATGCAATTTGAAACAATAGATCTGAATGTAATTCTTTTTGAAGAGCAAAGTGCTGATGAAGTCATTCAGGCTATCACAGCTATCAATGGAGCTGTAATCAGCAGTTCAGGCAGAATACTAACGATTGTTTTACCTGAAAACCAGATCGATTCCCTTGCAGCAATAAGCGGGGTCAGCTGGATAGAAAAATCCTATGAGGTTGTTCTATTTAACGATGTTGCAGCTGGAATAATGCAAGTGGACACCGTACACAATGACATCGGACTCAATGGAAGCGGACAGATCGTTGCTGTATGTGACACCGGACTGGATACAGGTGTGGACGACAGTTCGATGCATCCGGATTTTTCAGGCAGGATCATAAGTTTAATTGACTATTTTGGTGATGGTGCAGCCGATGATGCAGAGTCATGGCTCAATGGTGGACATGGAACCCATGTCGCAGGTTCAGTACTGGGAGACGGTACAATGTCAGGTGGCCAGTATAAAGGAATGGCACCTGAAGCAGGGTTGGTTTTTGAAGCTGTTCAGGACAGCTCAACTGGAGGTATGAATATTACTTATTCAAACCTCGACGATATTTTCCAGGATGCATATGATCTTGGAGCAAGGATACACACCAATAGCTGGGGTTATGAATCCGGCTTGGGGAATTATACCATTCCTTCCAATATAGTCGATGAATTCATGTGGGAACATCCTGACATGCTGATATTGTTCTCAGCAGGAAATTCAGGAACAGATAATGATAAAGATGGTGTTATCGACATTAATTCGACCTCGCCCCCGGCAACGTCGAAGAACTGTATTGCAGTAGGCGCATCAGAGAGTTACAGGCCTGTGAAGCTATCTACTTACGGTAGTCGTTTTGCACTTCCCATATTCAATGATACAAAAGCAGATGATGTAGATGGTATTGCCGCTTTTAGTAGCAGAGGCCCCACAGACGATGGGAGAATAAAACCCGACCTTGTGGCTCCGGGTACTTACATAGCTTCCACAAAGTCCAGTTATGTTACCTGGTATGACTGGGGATCGATCGATAACAATTATGCATACATGGGTGGCACAAGTATGGCAACACCACTTGTTGCAGGTTCTGCTGCACTTGTGAGAGAGTATTACACTGAAATTGAAAATGTGGCAAGTCCGAGTGCTGCCCTTCTGAAAGCCACTCTCATAAACGGTGCAGCTGACATGACTCCCGGACAATACGGTGAAGGTGATGACCAGGAGATAACCGGCAGACCTGATAATTCACAGGGCTGGGGTCGTGTTGATGTTGCAGGTTCCTTAATGGCTGACTATCCGGATGTGATCGCTTATTATGACAGTGAATCCCTGAGCACAGGTGAAACATGGACTCATACCTATGATTACATTGAAAGTAAAGAGTCTTTAAGAGCAACTCTTGTATGGACTGACTACCCAGCTTCATTAACTGCAAGTAAGTCACTTGTAAATGACCTTGACTTCAATATTACAGATTCTTCCATTATCTATTACGGAAACGGCGGTTCTGATTATGATCGCATCAATAATGTTGAAGGTATCGAAATAAATAGCGTTTCTGATGATGATTATACTTTTAGTGTCAATGGTACAGGTATAAATAAGGGAGGAGAACAGCCTTTTGCGCTTGTAGCTTCTTTCACATGTGACAACAATGAATTCCCGGCTCCCGGTACACAGGCTGACAGCAGGAATACTCCTGTATCAACCGATGTTGTTCATCCGCAGGGTGTTGATCCTGATTCTATCGTTATGATAGTAAATGAGGTTCCTGTAACATTTGATGCTACTCCGGTAACAGACGGATACAGGATAGAATACAACAGCGCTTCATCATACACAACCGGTGAATACAATGTATCCGTATCAGCTAGTACGGAAACCGGACAGGACTTCTCTTATTCATGGAATTTCACAGTTGATGCGGAAGCGTCTAACAACGCTCCTGTTCTTTCACATATCGAAAGCAGGACTGTCAGTGAAACCTATCCTCTGACAATTGAGCTTTCAGCAACCGATGATGACGGTGACACACTTACCTTTGGTACCAACGCAAGCTTTGGTACACTCACTGGTGATACTTTCACCTGGACTCCGGATTTCTATGAAGCAGGAATCTACAATGTGGAGTTCAATGTAACTGATGGCATTGACGTTGATTCGCAGACCGTACAAATTACCGTAACAAACCTTGACAGAAAACCTGTACTTTCAGATATAGGTAACAAGACCGTAAATGAGAATTCGCCTCTTGTTTTCAAGGTCACAGCAACAGATGCAGACAATGATCCAATAACTTATTCTGTAACCAACATGCCGGCAAATGCCAGTTTTGATACGAGCAGCGGGGAATTCAGCTGGACACCTGCATATGATCAGTCTGGTGCCTACATCGTAGAATTCGTTGCATCAGCTAACGGACTTGATGATTCAGAACAGGTAACAATAACCGTTGTCGATGTGGACAGAAGTCCGGTTCTTGCTGATATCAGTAACAAACAAATTGACGAGAACAAGTCTCTTGTCTTCACAATTTCCGCCACTGATCCTGACGGATTAAGCACGATAACCTATTCTGCAAATGATATGCCTGCGGGAGCAGTTCTTGACCAGGATTCCGGCGAATTTTCATGGACTCCACTGTACGATCAGTCAGGAAGCTACGATGTAGAATTTGTTGCTACTTCAAATGGTCTTACAGATTCTCAGACCATAACTATCACAGTTCTTAATGTTGACAGGGCACCGGTTCTTAGATCAATTGGCGGTCAGACAATTGATGAGAACCAGACACTAACATTTACAATATCTGCAACAGACCCTGATGGGGATTCAGTTGTCTATTCAGTTGTCGATTTGCCTTCAGGTGCTACTTTCAATGCTTCAAGCGGTGAGTTCATCTGGACACCGGGTTATGGAACATCAAACAACTACAATGTTGAGTTCATTGCATCAGCTAATGGTCTGGAAGATTCGGAAACAATTACAATTTATGTCGGTGATGTTGACAGACCGCCGGTTCTTGATGATATAGGGGATAGGTCAGTTGATGAGAATGAGGAACTGGCATTCACAGTCTCTGCAAACGATCCTGACGGAGATTCCGTAACATATTCATCCATTGGTCTTCCGCAGGGAGCTTCTTTCAGCTCATCAAGCGGAGATTTCACCTGGACTCCGTCTTATGATGATTCAGGAGACCACACTGTTGAGTTTATAGCATCAGCCAATGGTCTGGAAGACTCTGAAACCATCATTATTACAGTAAACAATGTTGACAGAGCACCGGTATTGAACTTTATAGGTGACAGGTCACTTAGTGAGAATGAGGTGTTGAGTTTCACCATATCCGCAATTGACCCTGATGGGGAAGATGTGACATATCGCGCTGAAGGTGTGCCAGTTAATGCGACATTTAACACGGCAACCAGACAATTTAGCTGGGCAACGGGTTATGATGATTCCGGTTCCTATGATGTGACTTTCACTGCCAGTTCAAATGCTCTCAACGATTCAGAGACCATTACAATAAAGGTTTCAAATGTTGACAGGCCGGTAACGCTAGACCCTGTTGATGACTTTACCGTAAACGAAAGTGAAGTGGTTGACTTCATAATCTCAGGAAATGACCCTGACGGAGATGATGTTGTTTATTCGTCTCTCGACAATCCTTTAGGTTCTACTCTTGATGCAAATTCCGGACAGTTCTACTGGCTGACAGGTTACACAGATTCAGGTTCATATGAGGTAGAGTTCACAGCCACTGCAAACGGTACCACTGCCTCACAGTCAATGACGATAACTGTCAATAATGTTGACAGAGAACCTGAACTTGCAACTATTGGCAGCAAGACCGTAAATGAGAATTCAACTCTTACATTCAATGTTTCTGCAACAGATGCAGATGGTGATTCCGTGATATATTCTGCAAGCGGTTTGCCAGATGGTTCTGAATTTGATACTGCCACAGGAGTATTTGAATGGACTACGGATTATACAGATTCAGGTAATTACAGTGTTAATTTCACTGCAACTGCAAATGGTCTGAAAGATCATGAAAATGTCAGCATAACGGTAGTAAATATTAATGCTCCACCGCAGTTCCAGTCTATATCATCACAGACAGTTCTTGCATCTGATAACCTTCAGTTCACACTGAATGCAACTGATGTTGACAATAATACTCTGGTGTATTCAGCGGATAGTTTACCTGATGGCGCGGATTTCAATGCTACAAGTCTTTTGTTCAACTGGACACCTGCATCCAATCAGACTGGAAATTATTATGCGAATTTCACAGTTACTGACAGCCAGTATTATGATTTCCTCAACGTTTCGATCACAGTGACCAATACCACATCAGCTGCAGTTACCACAAGCTCTGCTGCCGGTGGCGGCGGAGGAGGTGGCGGTGGCGGTACCTCCGGTGAAGAGTACGAGAACATCGCAGTAAAGGATGTAAGCTCTGTCTTTGTTGGAACAGGTGATGTCATGTTTGAATTCTACAAGGACGGTAACGATATTCGGTACGTCAGTTATGGGTCACTTAAGAATTCAGGAACCATTTCAGCGACCATTGAGGTACTGGTGGACAGATCAGCATTTGTCAGCTCCCTGCCTTCAGGAGAGGTTTACAAGAACATAAACATCTGGGTCGGAAAGGTAGGATATGCAACAGATGCTAATATCGCCAATCCTGTGATAGGTTTCAGAGTTGACAGGAACTGGGTGGAGAACAATGGCATTGCTCCGGATTCCATAGCACTTTACAGGTATGAGAGCGGCTGGGACAAGCTCACCACCAGGCAGACAGGTTCTGATGACAACTACCTGTACTTTGAGGCCAGCACATCAGGATTCTCTACGTTTGTAATTACCGGTGAAGTTGAAAGAGTGAACAGTCCTGTGGATGAGGAAACAAATTTTACACCGGAAACCATCGAGACCAATTCAAATGTTACAACGGAAGAAACAGAACCTGAGAACACTTTGAATACACTTTCAGGCTTTATCACATGCCTGATACTTACATTTGTCTGCTTCCTCAACAGGAAGCAGTGA